Genomic DNA from Alicyclobacillus fastidiosus:
GGATTGAACGGTGCCATAGGTTGGCAGAGGATTATTTAGGTGACGAAGAAGATATCTACACTGACGTATCAGTTGGTGAGTTTCGTAAAATCACAGGGATGGGGCACTGGTGGCAGCACCAACATGTTCCAGAAATACTGCGGAGAATCGATGAGGAACAACAGAGACGTATTTACCAGCGTCGGATTAGAATCGTTCAGGCGAGTATTGAACAATTGAAAGAAGATCACTTACCAGTCAGTATCAACGCGGTGATTCGTGTTTCAGGACTAGACCGTGTACTGATTTTCAGGGATCCGTTCTTAAAGGGGATAATATACAACTGTAACAACGGTAATGCCTGCGAGGAGGTTAGCGAGAAGAAATCTGATTGAAGTTGGAAGCACGTAACGTGAAAGGACATTTGCTGTTATATTTTACGTGTGTTAGGACAAGGGTTATTACTAGAAGGGACATTTTGATGGTCCGATAACACCCTGTTTTCGGGTGTTTTTGGGACAATCGTAGTTACTGACCACACTGGGGTTACAATCGTTCCTGCAAGGAATGAGCGTTGTCCCGTAAGTAGAATACGGATTGACTTTAAACTCAGCTCCCGCAATGATGTAAATCTCGTCATTGCGGGAGCTCTGCTTTTGGACGAAACATACAGGGACCTGGGATGCTTGGTAGAAGAACATGGATATATATGATTCTATTTAATATTATGATAAGAGTATGTGCATAATATTCAGCTATAGTGTATTTATCCCTTGTTCTATGGTATCGCTTACAACTTGTGTGTTACCTTAAATCTCTCCGACGAGTAATGCCTAATTTTTTAAATAGCCTCGATATGTGGCTTTTCACGGTGTTCTCGCTAATATACAAATCCCGTGCAATTTCAGCATTGGTTCTCCCTGCCCGAACGAGATGAACAATTTGACGCTCTCTTTCCGTGAGCATCTTATCATGAACGGAATAATCGATCATGTTTGAACTTAACAGTCGGTCGATCAAGGCCTTGGTTTGTGTCGCGTCATTGAGCATTTTTTGCTGCTCGTCCAAACAATACTGAGGTAAACTCTCGACCAAATCGCCGTTATTTACAAACTGAATGGCTAAATCGTTAATAAAGTATCCCGTGAGTAAGTAGAAATTGTTATCGCACAATGGGCAGAAAATGAAACACGGGAAATATGTTACCTTGCTATCAACTATTTTTGGTTGCTGTAGATCGCCAAAGTGCTCGATTAAAGCTAGTACCCTGTCTCGGTACTTGTCCCCCAATTTGTCGAACATTTTGTCGCCAATCATATTTCCTCGCACCTTAAGAAGTACCTCTCCATGTCTGTCAACGAGATACCCAGACTGGGTCCAACGATAACAGAACATATTAAGTATATATTCTACACTCTCCATGGTATCCGTCATTGTGGCAGTCTCCCCCTTTCATAATCAACAGTTGAGTATAAGTCATGTGATGTATGATCGGTATGGTCAAAAGTTTGAACTTCGATGCGTCGTGGACGCGGGGGATTAATACTCTCATACCAATCTCGATAAACGAGTATACTCTATTTGTCGAATAATGTCGTACGTTGGCGAAAAAGCACCGATTTTGTAGGATGTCATTGCCGGAGTGATCGTGATAAAATCCTGGTGACAGGAAATGGTAAAGTATGTTGGGATGTCTAGGGGATACCTAAAATGCTCAATCGTGCGGTAGAAAGCAATCAACTTAGCTATGTTATTAAACACAACATGTATCAACATTTTTACCAACCACTCTATCGGCTTCAACGTCAATGTCTGGTTGGATATGAGGCGCTGCTCCGCAGTGAACCCCCGATCAGTCCAGAGGGCCTGTTCCGTTTTGCAGAGAAGACAAATAGGCTATATCAATTGGACACAGAATCGATTCTTCTTGCTTGTGCATCATTTAGCTCCTCAGATCGTATAAAACGTGACGCGGAGCTGTTCTTAAATATTTTCCCCTCAACGTTAGTTCACCCGTTTTTTGGTTCTCTCTTAGAGGAAATGGTGTCAAACCACGCAGTGTTGCGAATTAGGATTGTATTCGAGTTGGGTGAATCCGAAGTGATTCGCGATATGGGAGCACTTCGAGACGCCATTAGTTGTCTACATGAAAACGGATTTCGCATTGCCATTGACGACGTGGGAAAGGGGATGTTCTCTTTGCAAAAAATTTTGGAGTTAGAACCTGATTTCATCAAGTTAGACCGCTACTTTGCATCAGATATTTGTCGGCTAATCAATAAGCAAAGAATGATCTCGCTCTTTGTAGCTTACTGTGAAGAAGGTACTCAATTGATTTTGGAAGGAATTGAGACCTCGGAGGATTTGGCCATGGCTAAACACTTAGGTGTGCACATCGGCCAAGGATTCATACTAGGTAGGCCCGGTTCACTAGAGAATGTTCCTGTAGCATAACTGAGATTGGTGACACTGAACACATAGACGTAACTGTGTAAAACATCATATTTGGCAAATCAGTAGAAATGCTGAGACGCAAAGCTACGGGTCTAAAGACGCTGGTCCATGATCGCCGGGTTGCTACGAACATTCGTATTTTGGAGCAGCCCTTATACAGGTAGGGGAGGCTTTTTTTGATATAAGGGGTCTGTTATTGACCAACTACTAACCTACTTTGTGTACGAACAGCGATGGGAACTGAGTAATTGATGGGGGGATAGGTCGTTGAGTCTGTCGGTAGAGGTAAAAAATAAAGTCAATTCTGTAGTTGTTACAGTGACCGGAGACGTCGATTTCTCGACGGTTCATGATCTATTAGCAGTCATGACTGAGCATCGGGAACAGTCTATATCAATCGATTGTAGTGGACTTAGTTTCATTGATTCCACGGGCATCGGTCTGATATTACGGACAATCATGGAGCTTGGTGAGACTGGATGCGAAATCACGTTAGACGCGGTTCCGCCGCAGATACAGGAGATCTTAGATGAAATGGGCGTATCCGATATTCTTCATGAGCTTGCGGGGAGGTAGCCCATGAGAACGAATGAGCTTCAGCATCAGTTTCAAAAGTATCTCGATACAATAGAAGGCTCTTCGGATGAAGTGGAGGCGGCAGAAACTATCCAAAGAATGCTGCTAGAGGATGACATTCCGGCTTGTAATCAATTATCGTGCAGGGGAATGTCTCTTCCCGCACTTCGGCTAAGCGGAGATTATTACGACTTTATCTACGATGAACGAAATGGACGTTATTGGATATTCATTGGTGATGTAATGGGGAAGGGAATACCTGCTTCACTTTTAATGGTCATGGTGCGTTCAACGGCGCGCGTACTCACAAACTATAGTAAAACCCCCAGCGAGTTGGTGTGCAATCTAAATAATTTTTTGTTGAAGGATATGACTCGACTTCGCGCGTTTTCAACATTATTTTGCGGCATGTTTAATGTTCATTCAGGGGACTTTCTCTATACTTCTGCTGGACATCCAAGTCCGATTTTAATGAGGAAAAATGAGAAAGTGGCTGAAAGATTAGAAGTCAAAGGAACTGTCATCGGGCTACTAAAGGATCGACAGTATCGTGACTACTCGGTGTCATTATTGGCAGGAGACCTACTAGTTCTATGTACTGACGGCATTCTTGAAGCGATGAATACGGACAAAAACGCATTTGGATACGAACGGCTAAAACATTCCATTGAGGTACATAAGGATTTTGACTTGCACCAGTTGATCAAACACATCACGGACGATGTAAGACGTTTTTCGAAGGCGTATAGACGGGACGATGTGACGCTTGTGGCCGTTCGCCGCGAGGAAGGAAGCACACAGACATGTTAGGAGTTATCGTCACCCGTGGTAAAACAATTGACGACGCTATTCATAAAGCTGCACAGCAGCTGAATGTGTCGGAAGACGCAATCGAATACGAAGTCGTCTCTAAGGGTAGTCGTAGGTTATTTATGAGTCGCTCTGCAGTCATTCAAGCCACTGTGAAAAAACAGACTCCCAAAGATATGACCCCCACTGATGAGATTTCTAGCGAGTCTATTCACGAAAACTACGTCGCTTCGCCGGAGGCGGAGAAACACGCGTCTGAAGCGTCCACTTCGGACAAGGACGTCTCCACGGAAGGGTTAGCCTGGGTTAAGAATGGTCAAATTTCCTGCAAAAACGGTATTTATCATTACGCATTACTAACCCCATGCAACGGGGTGGTGCTACTTGTTAACGGGCAATCTGTAAGCGGTACGACCGTGATCACGGAAGATGATGTAATTGATGTTAAGCTCCAACATGAACACTTTGAATCGAAGATGAACTTAACCATATCCCCGGACAAGATGAAGGTTATTTTGGAGATCATACCAGGGTATTGGATGTTCAGACACCTCAAGGATAAATCGCCGAGTAGGGAATTATCACTTGAGGTGACAGAATCGAAGCAGGTCAAAAATGACATGACTGAACTTAGTATTTATAAAGAGCTCGAAAAGTTAGGCGTCAGATTCGGATTTGACAAAAATCAAATCAAACTCGCCTGTACTGCTAATGAGCCTGCCAAGTTTATCGTTGCCCAAGGAATTCAGCCTATTTTCGGACAGGACGGTATGTTCGAGCTTGTATCTAAAAAAAGGAACGAACAGAAGGACCTGTTCAGTCTATCTGAACATATCGATTGGAAGGAGCGGTTCAGTCTACCTAGTGTAAAGGCAGGAGAAGTGATTGGTCATCGGATACCCGCAAGGCCCGGAGTAAATGGCAAAAATGTATTCAATGAGGAGGTGGCCGCACCACAAGTACGGGAACTCACCATTGTGACGGAGGAAGGAACAGCTCTTCACAGCTCAAAGCAAAGTGTGATTGCTACAACTGCGGGGAGAATCAAGGTTCAACAGCGTCCCAACAATGCGCTCTCCTTTCGTGTATTGCCTCAATATGTACACAATGGGGACGTAAATGTTGAGTCAGGGAATATCCGTTTTCGGGGCGATGTTTACATCCTGGGGAATGTAGACGAAGGAATGACAGTTGAGTCGGGTGGTAATTTACATATAACAGGGATGGTTACAAATGCAACCGTCATCACAGGTGGCGATGTAGTTATCAACGGATCTGTCATTGGAACAGACATAATCTGCGGGCACACACATCTCTTTTGGGACAGGATGCTTCCGACTTTTAAATTCATTCATCAGGACTTAACAAAAGTGATTGGTGCGGCAAGACAACTTGAAAAAAATCAGGCATTTACTCGTGCTGATATAGCGAGTAAAGGACTACAACCCTTAATTAAATTACTTACTGAAATTAAATTTAAAGATCTGCCGATAAAAATCCGCGAAATCAGTGAGCCAGTCAAGAGGCAAAAGGAAAGTTTTGGTCCGGATGTATCTCGAATTGTTGACTTTCTAGAGAAAGCATTTCATTACTTTCATCCACACGTAGCCGAGTTAAAGCAGCTCGAATCGCTCGCAGAATTTATGGCTTCAGTGATTGCTTCGATTGAGTATGACGCCAATAAGAAGATGAATATTCAAGTAAAAAGCCTGACGAACAGTTCTATTAAATCAGCTTGGAATGTCGTTGTAGAGCGTCTTTGCTATGGTTCTAACATTTATTGTAAGGGTGGTGTTCAAGTAAGAGGGATCTTACGCGGGGGAAGTGTGCATGCAGGAGACTTTATTGAATCAAAGGAGATTGGATCAAGTGGAGGAAGTCGCACGGAAGTACAGGTAGTGAATGAGCGAGGTTACATCGCAGCTGAACTTATAGGAACTGATACAACGGTTCGAATATCTGGGGCAGCGAAGAAGCTCATCAGTGCAGAAACGTCCGTACGCGCTCGGCTCAATACACTTGGTGATCTGGTCTTACGATAGAAGGAGATGGCGTTATGTTTCAGGTACAGACGAGTCTGCAAGATAAAACGGTGATATTCACGCTCTTAGGATCGTTGGACATTGGTGGTGTAGACACCTTTGAAAACGAAGTTTCGAAAGTGGATTTTCTGGTTGCTGACATGGTTCACATCGATTTTAAAGGTGTTGAGTTTGTTGACTCTACAGGCATTGGTTCAATTGTTAATTTAGTTCAATTGTTAGAGGGACGCGGTCTGGGTTACAAACTAACCAATGTCAGCGAACCCATTCAAGAAGTATTTGTGATTTTAGGGCTGGAGGACATAATCCGTTGAGACAACCCGCCTGGTTCTTACGTAAAACGCAAACTCGTTAAAAAACGGATACAAAAGCTACGGGCCTACTGCAATACGGTGGCGGCTGGATAAGGTCGGACATGGGCAGACCTATCTCAAAACCTTTCAGGTGGATCGCCAATTTGAAGGAGAGACGTTGTATGTCAATGACAATAGATAGGCAAGTGGCGTTAACTGAACAAATTCGTGCCATTTTAAAGTTAATCGGTGAAAATCCCGATCGTGAAGGCCTGCTGGATACACCAAATCGAGTGGCCAAAATGTACGAAGAAGTATTCTCTGGGGTTGGGGTAGATCCAGAATCGGCCTTAACCACTACATTTGCCGAAGAATACGAAGGAATGGTTGTCGTTAAAGACATTCATTATTACACGTTCTGTGAGCACCATCTCATTCCCTTCTACGGAAAGGCTCACATTGGCTATATCCCTAATGGCCACGTCGTTGGCTTAAGTAAATTCGCTCGACTGGTGGAACTCGTATCCAAGCGCCCACAAGTTCAAGAGCGAATGACACAGCAAATTGCGAATGCAGTCATGAATGTATTACAACCCCGGGGTGTAATTGTGACATTGGACGGGACCCACCTTTGTATGTGTGCTCGCGGTGTAAAAAAACCTGGGAGTGCAACGGTTACAACCGTGAAACAAGGCATTTTTTCAGACGATGTCTCTTTGGTTCGAGAGTTTGAACAGGCGCTAGTAAGAAATTAAGTAAGGTGGGAACAGTCATGATTCATATATCCCGCAGAATCGACTTTTCTGCAGCCCATGTCTATAGGATTGCTACTTGGAGCGATCAAGAAAACAGTCGAGTGTTCGGTCTCTGCAGTAATCCCAATGGCCATGGTCACGATTACTCGCTGGAAGTAATGGTTCGTGGGAAGTTAGATGATAAATCGGGGATCGTCGTAAATATTGTTGAGATCGATGAGATTGCCAAGGAGTTTACCAAAGCTCAATTGGATGGAAAATTTTTGAATCGAGAAAATCCATATTTCCATGACAAAATCCCGACCACAGAGAACTTATTGACATATATCTGGAACGCCTTGGAAGGTACCTTCCCTGATTGCGAGCTGTACAAAATGCGATTGCATGAAAATCCTTTCTTATATTCGGAAAAGGGGTTAGGACCAATGATTCAGCTCACAAGAAAGTATCATTTTAGCTCCGCCCATCGTTTGCATAGTTATTTACTGTCGGACGAAGAGAATAAAAACATCTTCGGAAAATGCAACAACCCCAACGGGCATGGTCATAACTACCGTCTTGAAGTAACGGTGCGTGGAGAAATTGATCCTGTTACCGGTATGGTTGTAGATTTAGCAGTTTTGGATGAAGTGGTCGACCGTATCATCATAAAAAAGTTTGATCATAAGAATTTGAATTTAGATACCGAAGAGTTCAAAGGCCTCAATCCTACGTCTGAAGTCGTCGCTATGGTGATTTGGAATATGCTTGTGGACCATATTCCTAATTTATACAAAGTGGGACTGTGGGAAACCGAGAAAAACTACTTTGAGTATTGTGGAGCCACAAAGGAGTAAATCGATGATTCAATTTGATTCGTTTAAGGGTAAAAACATCGCTATTTCGGGAGCAAGTCGCGGGATTGGACGAGAAACGTCCAAACTATTAGGCAGTTTAGGAGCAAATCTTATCCTGGGAAGCCGTAATGAGGCCGAACTCAAGGAGGTCGCAGTGCAGGTAGAACAGGCAGGAGGGCATGCGTTGCCCGTTCACCTGGATGTCACCGACGAGATTTCAGTTCGCGATTTTTCTGATGCGGCAAGAAGGGAATTTGGTAGGGTAGATACTCTTATCAACAGTGCAGGAACAGGTAGATTTTCGAGTGTCTTGGATTTGTCTTCTGAGGATTTCGATCAAATGATTTCCGTCAATCTAAAAGGTACGTTTCTCTGTTGTAAGTATTTTGGGAAGCAAATGGTTAAACAGGGGTTTGGGCACATTTTAAACATTGTATCGATAGCTGGGGTTGTCGCCTTACCAGGTGGTGGTGGGTACTCAGCTTCGAAATTCGGAATTCTAGGGCTGTCTCGGGTTTTACAGACAGAGCTTCGAAGTCAAGGTGTTCAAGTGACATCTGTCTTACCGGGAGCCGTGAACAGTACATTTTGGGCGGATATTGATCCGAAACCAGATTTATCATCGATGATTCCGCTAGCCACTCTAGCGCGGCATATTGTATACCTACTCTCTTCGCATGACGGGGCGTTCGTTGACGAAATGACGATCATGCCCCCTTTAGGGATTCTATAGAAGGGGAACGACATAGTGAAGCATTTTATTGATAAAATGTTTCGTCCTTCACACAAGGACAGTAAAACTCAAAGTGTATTCCCATCTCTTCCTGCGCATCTCACAAAGCGCGACGCACAACAAAGGGCATTGGTTGGTTGGATTGCAAGACGGGTTGGGCAGCTCCTGACATTAGAGGTGGAAGAATCGGATTTCTTGTTTTATGCAGCCTTTTCATATCAGTCCAAGGATGACAAGAAAAACGAGTTCGATAAGATCCTATATTTTGCGGAACGTCTTGTCAGATATGGTGCGACACATAAGAGCGTTCTTGAAAAGGCTCCAGACATTATGGTCACTCCCACACTAGAGAATTGCCTAACGAAGGTGGAGGAGGAATACAGGGGGGATCTGTCTAGGGACCGTGAGTATCAAATCAGCGGTCGAGATGACCGTGGGCACCCACCTTTCGCTGCCCAGACCAAGGAAGATGACTGGAACAAACGAGTTTGGCAAGTATACCGAGATGTAATTTTTGCAGCAACACAAAAAAAGTTTCTCCTCATTACCAATCAAGAAGTTGACTCATATAGGAGAGGTAACGTCCACCTCGAGGTCGAGATAAAAGAGCGAGCTGACATTACGAAATGTCGAGAGGACGCAAATCATGTTTTTCTAAAATTGGGTTGCGCCCCCTCCTCCATTATGGGCCGTTTACTCGTCATCAGTGAGGCGGTGACCAATATTCTAAAGCACGCGGAGCATGGGAAAATGATGTTGGTCGATGACGATCATAGTACACGGGCAGTCATTCAGGATAAGGGGCCCGGGTTTTCGATAACTGACCTTCCTAATACAACTTTGCTCGCCGGATATTCAACAAAGAAATCACTTGGACAAGGATTTACATTAATGATGAAAATGAGTGATCAGGTATTACTGGCAACAAGTCCTGAGGGGTCAACTATCATCCTTGTTTTTAATAAGAAACAGGATAAGGAATGAATCAGGTTATGAGAGATAAGAATGCTGTAACAATAGAGAAGTCGATTCGCACAGCATCGTTGATCGATGGTTTTTGGGAACGGTGGTTAGTTCATGGAATTGATCCGATAGACCTTTCGGAAATCCGCCCTCGCCTTATAAATCTTGATGATTGGGTGGAAAACTGGAGTCATGCCGCCAATAAGAAAGCCCGTCTGGCCGAGGAGCTAAAGCGAAAAGGCTCACTTGTCGACGCCGAATTCACGTACCGTACAGCAGGTCTTTATTACAATCTTGCCCAGTGGATATTTCCAGATCGATGCCAAGAAAAAGAGCGTTTATTTTCACTCTGTAATAGTAATTTCGATAAGGCCGATCAGTTGTCCATCATTGAAACGATGTACCCATCGCTTGAAATAGATCATAAGAAATGTACAGGGCGTGCTCGTACACCGAAAAATCCCAAGGGATGTATTATTATCATCAACCCGATAGATTCCTCCAAGGAAGAATTATTTCTTTACGAACGGGATTTCCTTGATTCAGGCTATGCAACAATCAGTTTCGATGGCCCTGGTCAGGGTGAAACTTTTGTGAGGCAAGGACTCAAAGCCACCCAGTCCAATTGGGAGTACTTCATAGACAGGGTAATCGAACATACGGCGACATTCTTTCCTACTGTACCTCTCTTTTTATTTGGGACCAGCCTAGGTGCTTCATGGGTAGTCTACGGCAGTTGCAACCGAAAAATTGAAAAGGCTTTAGCTGTAAGTCCGGCATTTGCTAGAAAACAAATAAAAATGCCCGATTATTTCACTGGGAGAATGGATTGTGTTCTCGGTGATGGTAAGGAGCCAGTGCCTGATTTTGAGCAATTGAATTACCGTAGTCCGATTTTTCTTGTTCATGGTCGTCGGGACGCAATGGTGCAATCCTCAGATATATACCGTTTATATGGCATGCTTCCGGATGGCAAACGCTTGATTGAATATCAAGAGGAAATGCACTGTTGCAACAATAAGCTCAGCGAGATTAGACAATTAGCGACTCAGTGGTATATGAGCGATCACCGCATGTCAATATAGGGGGGTTCTCGATTGTCCAAATCAAAGGTTTCGTTGCGTCGATATTTTCTAAAACGGACTTTATTCGTGTTGCTGGTTATTGGGCTGTTGTCCGGTGTCATTCAGCTTTATTTTATGAATCAACATATTAAGGTTGAAATCAATGACCAGGCAAATTTACTATCTCAGGGTGTCGAACAGGGGATAACTGAAACAAACCTCGCATCGAACGGGATCGAGTACCAGATAGATTCAAAAATGGCCATGTACTCTAAGTACATTGCTACTTTGCTAAAGGGACGTCAGTTAGACCAGATTTCTCAAGGGGATCTTGACAGCATTCGGGATCAATTGGGTCTAGCCGGCATTACATTATTTGCTCAGCGCGGGAACGACATTGTTGGTGTAAAAGCAACCGATCCGGGAGAGGTTGGATTCAGTTTGAAGAAAATCGGGTACTTGCAGGCTGGAGAGGCATTACTCCATGGTCAGCAAGTTAAGATACCCGGCTCGCCGTTCTCTCAGGGGAATCTTATTGTGCTTCCAATTGCACAGTCTGGTTCTCATCAAGGAAAACCTAGCTTTTTTAAGTATGCCTATTACCACGTGCCGGGTAGTTCATACATTATCGATCCGTACATCCAAGCCAACGAAGTTTATCAGTTTACCAATAGTGTAGGCCCGAATGCATGGATATCTCATATGAAGCAGTCGAACTCGGATATCGAGGAGATTGCAGTCCTAAATCCGAAGGTTTTTGCGGACCCGAGTTTGGCAACCCGAATATATCCCCCCTTAAAAAAGGTTGTGTTCGGGAGCTACACCTATGGAAATTCACAGGATACGAGTGTTTTAAAGAAAATGATTACCGATCCACAGAAAGTTACATATACGCAACGCGAAAATGGACATAGGGTATACAAAGTATTCCTGCCGATTAAGAATGGGCAAGTTCTGTATGTAGCACTGAATTATGATAAGTTGAGCCAACCGATTTATCGCCTATCTATTGTACTTATTGTTTTAGGTCTTGTTGGATCAATCGTACTATTTATGATTACCGCTAGATTCTTTAGTCGGATCTATGACAACATTCATAAGATAAAGTCCCAAATTAAGCGGTTGGAAACTAGGGATTTTACAGCTAGAAGTGAAGTGAAAGATGGGGGAGAGTTGACCGAGCTCTCAGAAAGTACGAACCGAATGGTTGAAACGTTACAGGCGGTTTTACGGGACACTGGAGAACAAGCCAAGAAGACACAACGATTTTCAGTTCTGTTAGAGTCGGATTCGAGTCAAACTATGGAGAAGGTATATGCGCTGTCGATGAAAGAGACGACGGATGGACGAGCGGCAGCCGATGAATTTATGTACTTTTTGGATCTGGTTGAAGTGAAGCTAAAAGGAAATTCCAAAAGTGACGATCTCACTTTGTTGGATGAAATAGATGAAATAAGGAGATTGATGAAAGAGCGAACGGAGTCTACTACGGATATGACATTAACGTTGTCCGACTTGTTGAAATCATTACATGATGAATCACGTGAGCTATCCGGAATTGCAAATAGCCTGCTACAAAATCTATCAGGTTTTAAACTCTAGTTGGAGAGTGCCGATTGGCTCATGGGAATTCAGAGATACAAACGGGGTGACATGCTTCGATATGGCTCCGGATAGTGAGAAATAGGTCAGACACGATGAACAGGCCACGCTGCATCCACGGCCAGTCCATGAACGCCCTTAACGTAAGTTTTGGGCGTTTTTGTATTCCCATCTGTTGTGAAAATGCGAAGGCCGACGAGCGTAAACTGCAAAAGGTGTTCTTGCGGAAATGACCGCCCTGAATGCGGCAGTAAATCGTCTGATTCAGGGGAAAAGCATGGTGTGCGCATTCGCGATCCGATCCAACTCGCGCTTTTGAGCAGGCAAACAGCCAAAGGAGGGTGGAAATGCTTATTTCAGAGATGTCATTGGAGAAGTTGACCAAAGCACAAATCACAGACCTCGTGTTTGGTATGGAGTCAGAAATCGACGATGGTACCTTGTCGGGAGATTGCATCTTCGTGTTTGGCGGAACGAGTATGGAACGCACAGACAAGGCGGTGGCGTTGTTCAATGACGCGCGTGCGCCCTATATTCTGTTTACCGGAGGAGACAGGTATGGAACTCGCACGGATCGGGAGGCATTGGTTCTACGCGATAGGGCCATTGAGCTTGGGGTACCAAAAGAATCGACGATGGTCGAAACATCGTCGAACAACACCATCGAAAACATTTTATGTTCACTTGTCATCTTGGACCGCAAGTTGGGGCTGCACAGCATTCGGAGGTTGCTTCTTGTTAGCCAACAATGGCACATGCGCAGATGCATGTTAATGTTTAGAACGTTTCTGCCGTCGTGGGTCGACCTGGTTTGGTGCCCTGAAGATCGCCTGGTCGCGAGTCGTGACAACTGGTGGAAAGAGCCCGAATGGGAACGTCGAGTGATGAACGAGGCATTTAAGGTTGTAAACGGAGTGCAGGACAGATACTTTATCGATGCCGACATTCCAATTTAGCGCTGTTGACCGCAAGAAGCAATCGCGGGTATCCATGATGTACGTTGTAATCCATACAGAGATGGTCTTGAGGTAAAATATAGAACAAATTGATAACGTATTCTGCGTTTCGCGGTGAGAAGGGTCGGGGACATCCATGCACAAGGTGCTGTGTCATGAGTGCGGAAAAGAGATCCGTTCGCGAGATGACATTTTCACATACTTGTCGTTCAGCGGGATCCATGGGGTATGTTCCGATTGCTACATGCGCAACCAGAAGACACTAAAAGGCGTGCGAAACCCAATTAACAGTCAGTCAGCAATCTGTGTAATGATTGTCGTCATGGTTGGCTGTGCATTGCTATTTATAACGCACCCTTCATGGGTATGGATAGCCGTTGCACTCATGGCTCCAATGATTCGGTTGCTGTCGTGGCTTTTGATCGAACGAAGAATAAAGCTTTAGTGGGATCATCGATCTGTGCGGATGGGCGACTATTCGTTGGTAGGGGATTTCGTCAGCCTGTGGAATTGGCTCATCTTTCAGAGGGAGATGTTTCTTCATGCGTGCAACGCATGTACTAGCCACCGTCGTTATCACATGTGTTACGTTGACCGGGTGCAGTGCGCGGAGTCACCCTGATTTTGCGTTATTCAAACACGTCCCCTCTGATCGTGTTGCGAAAGTAAAATCGGCGATCAAGAGCGCCGGGATCCCAAATCTTGAACTTCCGACAGAGTTTCCGTACCCTGTTACGTTGGCGAATATATCGAGCGGAGAACCTCCACACCGATTGGATATTTTTCTTGGTGATTCCACTCACGTCATCGAACTGACAGCGATGCAGGCAACAAATAACGCTGTGGTAAGTATGTCATCAGTTGTGACGATCGATGAAAGCTACGCGAAACTGTCCGATGGGACTAAA
This window encodes:
- a CDS encoding 6-carboxytetrahydropterin synthase — protein: MIHISRRIDFSAAHVYRIATWSDQENSRVFGLCSNPNGHGHDYSLEVMVRGKLDDKSGIVVNIVEIDEIAKEFTKAQLDGKFLNRENPYFHDKIPTTENLLTYIWNALEGTFPDCELYKMRLHENPFLYSEKGLGPMIQLTRKYHFSSAHRLHSYLLSDEENKNIFGKCNNPNGHGHNYRLEVTVRGEIDPVTGMVVDLAVLDEVVDRIIIKKFDHKNLNLDTEEFKGLNPTSEVVAMVIWNMLVDHIPNLYKVGLWETEKNYFEYCGATKE
- a CDS encoding SDR family NAD(P)-dependent oxidoreductase, translating into MIQFDSFKGKNIAISGASRGIGRETSKLLGSLGANLILGSRNEAELKEVAVQVEQAGGHALPVHLDVTDEISVRDFSDAARREFGRVDTLINSAGTGRFSSVLDLSSEDFDQMISVNLKGTFLCCKYFGKQMVKQGFGHILNIVSIAGVVALPGGGGYSASKFGILGLSRVLQTELRSQGVQVTSVLPGAVNSTFWADIDPKPDLSSMIPLATLARHIVYLLSSHDGAFVDEMTIMPPLGIL
- a CDS encoding ATP-binding protein, with protein sequence MKHFIDKMFRPSHKDSKTQSVFPSLPAHLTKRDAQQRALVGWIARRVGQLLTLEVEESDFLFYAAFSYQSKDDKKNEFDKILYFAERLVRYGATHKSVLEKAPDIMVTPTLENCLTKVEEEYRGDLSRDREYQISGRDDRGHPPFAAQTKEDDWNKRVWQVYRDVIFAATQKKFLLITNQEVDSYRRGNVHLEVEIKERADITKCREDANHVFLKLGCAPSSIMGRLLVISEAVTNILKHAEHGKMMLVDDDHSTRAVIQDKGPGFSITDLPNTTLLAGYSTKKSLGQGFTLMMKMSDQVLLATSPEGSTIILVFNKKQDKE
- a CDS encoding alpha/beta hydrolase — encoded protein: MRDKNAVTIEKSIRTASLIDGFWERWLVHGIDPIDLSEIRPRLINLDDWVENWSHAANKKARLAEELKRKGSLVDAEFTYRTAGLYYNLAQWIFPDRCQEKERLFSLCNSNFDKADQLSIIETMYPSLEIDHKKCTGRARTPKNPKGCIIIINPIDSSKEELFLYERDFLDSGYATISFDGPGQGETFVRQGLKATQSNWEYFIDRVIEHTATFFPTVPLFLFGTSLGASWVVYGSCNRKIEKALAVSPAFARKQIKMPDYFTGRMDCVLGDGKEPVPDFEQLNYRSPIFLVHGRRDAMVQSSDIYRLYGMLPDGKRLIEYQEEMHCCNNKLSEIRQLATQWYMSDHRMSI
- a CDS encoding methyl-accepting chemotaxis protein, whose translation is MSKSKVSLRRYFLKRTLFVLLVIGLLSGVIQLYFMNQHIKVEINDQANLLSQGVEQGITETNLASNGIEYQIDSKMAMYSKYIATLLKGRQLDQISQGDLDSIRDQLGLAGITLFAQRGNDIVGVKATDPGEVGFSLKKIGYLQAGEALLHGQQVKIPGSPFSQGNLIVLPIAQSGSHQGKPSFFKYAYYHVPGSSYIIDPYIQANEVYQFTNSVGPNAWISHMKQSNSDIEEIAVLNPKVFADPSLATRIYPPLKKVVFGSYTYGNSQDTSVLKKMITDPQKVTYTQRENGHRVYKVFLPIKNGQVLYVALNYDKLSQPIYRLSIVLIVLGLVGSIVLFMITARFFSRIYDNIHKIKSQIKRLETRDFTARSEVKDGGELTELSESTNRMVETLQAVLRDTGEQAKKTQRFSVLLESDSSQTMEKVYALSMKETTDGRAAADEFMYFLDLVEVKLKGNSKSDDLTLLDEIDEIRRLMKERTESTTDMTLTLSDLLKSLHDESRELSGIANSLLQNLSGFKL
- a CDS encoding YdcF family protein, which gives rise to MLISEMSLEKLTKAQITDLVFGMESEIDDGTLSGDCIFVFGGTSMERTDKAVALFNDARAPYILFTGGDRYGTRTDREALVLRDRAIELGVPKESTMVETSSNNTIENILCSLVILDRKLGLHSIRRLLLVSQQWHMRRCMLMFRTFLPSWVDLVWCPEDRLVASRDNWWKEPEWERRVMNEAFKVVNGVQDRYFIDADIPI